A genome region from Nocardiopsis exhalans includes the following:
- a CDS encoding VOC family protein, which yields MTMLHHLALTTSRMAESRRFYDAVLLPLGYERGSCNDKLSTWHGPHPEILLFEVEGEDSSPHTLGRPGWHHASFSVTERESVLRVHEAVASSGWTVVHKPREYPEYSEGYFAVFVEDPDGIRIEVAHIPVAP from the coding sequence ATGACCATGCTGCACCACCTGGCCCTGACCACTTCCCGGATGGCGGAGAGCCGCCGGTTCTACGACGCGGTCCTGCTGCCGCTCGGCTACGAGAGGGGCTCCTGCAACGACAAGCTCAGCACCTGGCACGGCCCCCATCCCGAGATCCTCCTCTTCGAGGTCGAGGGAGAGGACTCCTCACCGCACACACTCGGGCGCCCCGGCTGGCACCACGCCTCCTTTTCGGTAACTGAAAGAGAAAGCGTCCTGAGGGTGCACGAAGCCGTTGCTTCCAGCGGTTGGACCGTGGTCCACAAACCACGCGAGTACCCCGAGTACAGCGAAGGCTACTTCGCGGTTTTCGTGGAGGACCCCGACGGAATCAGAATCGAAGTAGCACATATTCCCGTTGCCCCCTGA
- a CDS encoding dihydrofolate reductase family protein, with the protein MRTLIITAFVSVDGVMEAPGGEPGYRNSGWTFNAVPMDEAAYEIKSREQEEAAALLLGRRSYEAFAPVWPSMEEFAGYNSMPRYVVSSKLTEDDPRWPATVLRTLDEVAELKKTEGGPISVHGSAELARGLADAGLVDRYHLLVFPLLLGSGKRLFSEADKDLTKLKLVEHEVYSNGVQKQVFDVLR; encoded by the coding sequence ATGCGCACCCTGATCATCACCGCCTTCGTGTCCGTCGACGGCGTCATGGAGGCACCGGGCGGAGAGCCCGGCTACCGTAACTCCGGCTGGACCTTCAACGCGGTCCCGATGGACGAGGCGGCCTACGAGATCAAGAGCCGCGAACAGGAGGAGGCCGCCGCGCTGCTCCTGGGGCGTCGGAGCTACGAAGCGTTCGCCCCCGTATGGCCTTCGATGGAGGAGTTCGCGGGTTACAACTCCATGCCCCGCTACGTGGTCTCCAGCAAGCTCACCGAAGACGACCCGCGCTGGCCCGCCACCGTCCTGCGCACGCTCGACGAGGTCGCCGAGCTCAAGAAGACCGAGGGTGGGCCGATCTCCGTGCACGGCAGCGCCGAACTCGCGCGGGGCCTAGCCGACGCCGGGCTGGTCGACCGTTACCACCTGCTGGTCTTCCCGCTGCTCCTCGGCTCCGGGAAGCGCCTGTTCAGCGAAGCCGACAAGGACCTGACCAAGCTGAAGCTGGTCGAGCACGAGGTGTACTCCAACGGCGTGCAGAAGCAGGTCTTCGACGTCCTGCGCTGA
- a CDS encoding biotin carboxylase N-terminal domain-containing protein produces MFSRVAIVNRGEAAMRLIHAVRDLSAETGARIETVALYTDADRNSTFVREADVAYDLGPASARPYLDLAVLERALLETEADAAWVGWGFVAEDPAFAELCEKIGVTFVGPSPEAMRKLGDKIGAKLIAEEVGVPVAPWSRGEVSTLEDALRAGDEIGYPLMLKATAGGGGRGIRMVASSEDLTDAYERTSQEALRAFGSGVVFLERLVTGARHVEVQVIADGQGTAWALGVRDCSVQRRNQKIIEESASPVLEPEQAAELKASAERLAVAVGYRGACTVEFLYHPGERLFAFLEVNTRLQVEHPITEITTGTDLVRLQLHVAAGGRLEGEQPEESGHAVEARLNAEDPDRDFAPSPGRIARLNMPAGPGIRVDTGVREGDSIPADFDSMIAKIIAYGRDREQALGRLRRAMAETTVIIEGGATNKSFVLDLLDQPEVIDGSADTGWIDRVRAEGRLVTHRHSAVALAAAAIEAYRDEEEASRQQLLSTAHGGRPQVQHDSGRPLDLKLRGVGYRVSVARVGHNRFRVGVSGGGDVYPADVEVERFDAHSGHIVVNGGRFRFVSATHGPVHLVEIDGVTHRVSRDEGGVVRSPAPALVVATPLSVGDEVEAGAPILVLESMKMETVLRAPFRARVRECPVAVGGQVETGAPLMRLEPLGDDDAEDTGAQAETVEIDLPAPVPAASAAQRADQGLNDLRGLLLGFDFGPDERERVLEDYLTARSGTGVQPVEGELDLLTVFADLSELNRNKPGGGVDAEQDSRVHSPREYFHSYLQSLDVERAGVTEDFQGKLARVLAHYGVTDLDRTPELEDAVFRIFLAQQRMGGYVTIVSELLRRWLADAPPQEELGERAGLALEHLVEATQVRYPALSDLARGVVFRWFTQPLLRRNRAKVYAAVRDDLRHLDRDPNAPDRAERIQSMVASSEPLVRIIGQRIGRPGKDHAPLLEVLTRRYYGNRGLSEVTAGQSGGCQLVTTEHTNAHGVTRVVTTAVDITALPEALGAVAELAAGAAEHSLVADLYLTWEGQPDADAMAVRLGQILAENPLPKGVRRVTATVAGTSGAVMHHHFTFRPEGGSLVEDRLIRGLHPQIAQRLQLQRLREFDLTRLPSADEEVYLFKAVARSNPSDERLIALGQVRDLTPLRDHDGRLVALPAVEGTLAACLDAIRNIQAQRPHNKRFDTNRILMYVWPPTELSIDELNALVERILPTTDGAGLEEVQFVARQRTDEGELTELAVRIGLDPGNGASVRVEEPSTEPLLPLDDYRQKVLRAARRGTTYPYELTGMLTGPDGSFVEHDLNEDNILVPVERPRGQNSAAIVAGVVTTPTERHPEGVTRVVLLGDPTKALGALSEPECSRVIAAINLAEDMRVPLEWFALSAGARISMTSGTENMDWVAAALKRIVEFTQDGGEINIVVAGITVGAQPYWNAEATMLMHTKGILVMTPDSAMVLTGKQSLDFSGGVSAEDNFGIGGYDRVMGPNGQAQYWAPNLPAARDVLMAHYDHTYVLPGEAAPRKALTTDPDDRDVSDFPHTFEGSDFTTVGEIFSVEHNPDRKKPFDIRTVMRALADQDHAVLERWAGMADADTSAVQDVHIGGWPVCLIGIESRSVARRGFPPTDGPDTYTAGTLFPRSSKKTARAINAASGNRPLVVLANLSGFDGSPESMRKLQLEYGAEIGRAIVNFEGPIVFCVISRYHGGAFVVFSKALNPNMTVLALEGSFASVLGGAPAAAVVFAGEVNKRTATDPRVTELQTRVSEASTNERAELSAELTEVQSAVRAEKLSEVATEFDGVHSIQRAVEVGSVDEIISAAELRPKIIEAIAKGMKR; encoded by the coding sequence GTGTTCAGTCGTGTCGCCATCGTCAACCGTGGAGAGGCCGCGATGCGGCTCATCCACGCCGTTCGGGATCTCTCGGCGGAAACCGGGGCCCGGATCGAGACGGTCGCCCTCTACACCGACGCCGACCGGAACTCGACCTTCGTCCGTGAGGCCGACGTCGCCTACGACCTGGGTCCGGCCTCGGCCCGGCCCTACCTCGACCTCGCGGTCCTCGAACGCGCCCTGCTGGAGACCGAGGCCGACGCCGCCTGGGTCGGTTGGGGCTTCGTCGCAGAGGACCCGGCCTTCGCCGAGCTGTGCGAGAAGATCGGCGTCACCTTCGTCGGCCCCAGCCCCGAAGCCATGCGCAAACTCGGTGACAAGATCGGCGCGAAGCTGATCGCCGAGGAGGTCGGCGTCCCCGTCGCCCCCTGGAGCCGCGGTGAGGTCTCCACCCTCGAGGACGCCCTGCGCGCCGGGGACGAGATCGGCTACCCGCTGATGCTCAAGGCGACCGCCGGCGGCGGCGGCCGCGGTATCCGCATGGTCGCCTCCTCCGAGGACCTGACCGACGCCTACGAGCGCACCAGCCAGGAGGCCCTGCGCGCCTTCGGCTCCGGTGTGGTCTTCCTGGAGCGCCTGGTCACCGGCGCCCGCCACGTCGAGGTCCAGGTCATCGCGGACGGCCAGGGAACCGCCTGGGCCCTGGGCGTCCGTGACTGCTCGGTGCAGCGCCGCAACCAGAAGATCATCGAGGAGTCCGCCTCCCCGGTCCTGGAGCCCGAGCAGGCCGCCGAGCTGAAGGCCTCCGCCGAGCGTCTCGCCGTGGCCGTCGGCTACCGGGGCGCCTGCACCGTCGAGTTCCTCTACCACCCCGGTGAGCGGCTCTTCGCCTTCCTCGAGGTCAACACCCGCCTCCAGGTCGAGCACCCCATCACCGAGATCACCACCGGCACCGACCTGGTCCGCCTGCAGCTGCACGTGGCCGCCGGCGGCAGGCTCGAGGGCGAGCAGCCCGAGGAGTCCGGCCACGCCGTGGAGGCCCGGCTCAACGCCGAGGACCCCGACCGCGACTTCGCGCCCTCCCCGGGCCGCATCGCACGCCTGAACATGCCCGCGGGCCCCGGCATCCGGGTCGACACCGGTGTGCGCGAGGGCGACAGCATCCCCGCCGACTTCGACTCGATGATCGCGAAGATCATCGCCTACGGCCGCGACCGCGAGCAGGCGCTGGGCCGACTGCGCCGCGCCATGGCCGAGACCACCGTCATCATCGAGGGCGGCGCGACCAACAAGAGCTTCGTGCTCGACCTGCTCGACCAGCCCGAGGTGATCGACGGCAGCGCCGACACCGGCTGGATCGACCGGGTGCGCGCCGAGGGCCGCCTGGTCACCCACCGCCACTCCGCCGTCGCCCTGGCCGCCGCCGCCATCGAGGCCTACCGCGACGAGGAGGAGGCCAGCCGCCAGCAGCTGCTGTCCACCGCCCACGGCGGCCGCCCGCAGGTGCAGCACGACTCCGGCCGTCCCCTGGACCTCAAGCTCCGCGGGGTCGGCTACCGGGTGAGTGTGGCCCGCGTCGGGCACAACCGCTTCCGCGTCGGCGTCTCCGGCGGCGGCGACGTGTACCCGGCCGACGTCGAGGTGGAGCGCTTCGACGCCCACAGCGGCCACATCGTCGTCAACGGCGGCCGTTTCCGGTTCGTGTCAGCCACGCACGGACCGGTCCACCTGGTCGAGATCGACGGCGTCACCCACCGGGTCAGCCGCGACGAGGGCGGCGTCGTCCGTTCCCCCGCCCCCGCGCTGGTGGTCGCCACCCCGCTGTCCGTCGGCGACGAGGTCGAGGCGGGCGCGCCCATCCTCGTGCTGGAGAGCATGAAGATGGAGACGGTGCTGCGCGCGCCGTTCCGCGCCCGGGTACGCGAATGCCCCGTGGCCGTGGGCGGCCAGGTCGAGACCGGCGCCCCGCTGATGCGCCTGGAACCGCTCGGCGACGACGACGCCGAGGACACCGGAGCCCAGGCCGAGACGGTCGAGATCGACCTGCCCGCACCGGTCCCGGCCGCCTCCGCCGCCCAGCGCGCCGACCAGGGCCTGAACGACCTGCGCGGCCTGCTGCTCGGATTCGACTTCGGACCAGACGAGCGCGAGCGTGTGCTCGAGGACTACCTCACCGCCCGCTCCGGGACCGGTGTGCAGCCGGTCGAGGGCGAGCTGGACCTGCTCACCGTGTTCGCCGACCTGTCCGAGCTGAACCGCAACAAGCCCGGCGGCGGCGTCGACGCCGAGCAGGACAGCCGCGTGCACAGCCCGCGCGAGTACTTCCACAGCTACCTGCAGAGCCTGGACGTGGAGCGCGCCGGGGTCACCGAGGACTTCCAGGGCAAGCTCGCCCGGGTCCTCGCCCACTACGGCGTCACCGACCTGGACCGTACCCCGGAGCTGGAGGACGCGGTCTTCCGGATCTTCCTCGCCCAGCAGCGCATGGGCGGCTACGTCACGATCGTGTCGGAGCTGCTGCGCCGCTGGCTGGCCGACGCCCCGCCGCAGGAGGAGCTCGGCGAGCGCGCCGGTCTCGCCCTGGAACACCTGGTCGAGGCCACCCAGGTGCGTTACCCCGCCCTGTCCGACCTGGCCCGAGGCGTGGTGTTCCGCTGGTTCACCCAGCCGCTGCTGCGCCGCAACCGCGCCAAGGTCTACGCCGCCGTCCGCGACGACCTGCGCCACCTGGACCGCGACCCGAACGCGCCGGACCGCGCCGAGCGGATCCAGTCCATGGTCGCCAGCTCCGAGCCGCTGGTCCGGATCATCGGGCAGCGGATCGGCCGCCCCGGCAAGGACCACGCGCCGCTGCTGGAGGTACTGACCCGCCGCTACTACGGCAACCGCGGCCTGTCCGAGGTCACCGCGGGCCAGAGCGGGGGGTGCCAGCTGGTCACCACCGAGCACACCAATGCGCACGGGGTGACCCGTGTGGTCACCACCGCCGTGGACATCACGGCTCTGCCCGAGGCCCTGGGCGCGGTCGCCGAGCTCGCCGCCGGCGCCGCCGAGCACAGCCTGGTCGCTGACCTGTACCTCACCTGGGAGGGCCAGCCGGACGCCGACGCCATGGCGGTGCGGCTCGGCCAGATCCTGGCCGAGAACCCGCTGCCCAAGGGTGTGCGTCGGGTGACCGCCACCGTGGCGGGGACCAGCGGTGCGGTCATGCACCATCACTTCACCTTCCGGCCCGAGGGCGGCTCCCTGGTCGAGGACCGGCTGATCCGCGGCCTGCACCCGCAGATCGCCCAGCGCCTGCAGCTGCAGCGGCTGCGGGAGTTCGACCTCACCCGACTGCCGTCCGCGGACGAGGAGGTCTACCTCTTCAAGGCCGTGGCGCGCAGCAACCCGTCCGACGAGCGCCTGATCGCGCTGGGCCAGGTCCGCGACCTGACCCCGTTGCGCGACCACGACGGCCGCCTGGTCGCCCTGCCCGCCGTGGAGGGCACGCTCGCCGCCTGCCTGGACGCCATCCGCAACATCCAGGCGCAGCGCCCGCACAACAAGCGCTTCGACACCAACCGCATCCTGATGTACGTGTGGCCGCCCACCGAGCTGAGTATCGACGAGCTCAACGCCCTGGTGGAGCGCATCCTGCCGACCACCGACGGAGCCGGTCTCGAAGAGGTCCAGTTCGTGGCCCGCCAGCGCACCGACGAGGGCGAGCTCACCGAACTGGCCGTGCGGATCGGCCTGGACCCGGGCAACGGCGCCAGCGTGCGCGTCGAGGAGCCCTCGACCGAGCCGCTGCTGCCGTTGGACGACTACCGGCAGAAGGTGCTGCGCGCGGCCCGCCGCGGCACCACCTACCCCTACGAGCTGACCGGCATGCTCACCGGGCCCGACGGCAGCTTCGTCGAGCACGACCTCAACGAGGACAACATCCTCGTCCCGGTGGAGCGGCCCCGCGGGCAGAACTCCGCCGCGATCGTGGCGGGTGTGGTCACCACGCCCACCGAACGCCACCCCGAGGGCGTCACCCGAGTCGTCCTGCTCGGCGACCCGACCAAGGCGCTGGGCGCGCTTTCGGAGCCCGAGTGCTCGCGGGTGATCGCCGCCATCAACCTGGCCGAGGACATGCGGGTTCCGCTGGAGTGGTTCGCGCTCTCCGCCGGTGCCCGGATCTCCATGACCTCCGGCACCGAGAACATGGACTGGGTCGCGGCCGCGCTCAAGCGGATCGTGGAGTTCACCCAGGACGGCGGCGAGATCAACATCGTCGTCGCGGGCATCACCGTCGGCGCCCAGCCCTACTGGAACGCCGAAGCCACCATGCTCATGCACACCAAGGGCATCCTGGTGATGACGCCGGACTCGGCGATGGTGCTCACCGGCAAGCAGTCGCTGGACTTCTCCGGCGGTGTGTCGGCCGAGGACAACTTCGGTATCGGCGGCTACGACCGGGTGATGGGCCCCAACGGCCAGGCCCAGTACTGGGCGCCGAACCTGCCCGCCGCCCGCGACGTGCTGATGGCGCACTACGACCACACCTACGTCCTGCCGGGCGAAGCGGCGCCGCGCAAGGCCCTCACCACCGACCCGGACGACCGCGACGTGTCGGACTTCCCGCACACCTTCGAGGGCAGTGACTTCACCACGGTCGGTGAGATCTTCTCGGTCGAGCACAACCCGGACCGCAAGAAGCCCTTCGACATCCGTACGGTGATGCGGGCCCTGGCCGACCAGGACCACGCGGTCCTGGAGCGCTGGGCGGGCATGGCCGACGCCGACACCTCCGCCGTCCAGGACGTGCACATCGGCGGCTGGCCGGTATGCCTGATCGGTATCGAGTCCCGCTCGGTCGCCCGTCGCGGCTTCCCGCCCACCGACGGCCCGGACACCTACACCGCGGGCACCCTGTTCCCGCGGTCGTCCAAGAAGACCGCACGGGCGATCAACGCCGCCTCCGGCAACCGACCCCTGGTCGTGCTGGCCAACCTCTCCGGCTTCGACGGCTCTCCGGAGTCGATGCGCAAGCTCCAGCTGGAGTACGGCGCGGAGATCGGCCGAGCCATCGTCAACTTCGAGGGCCCGATCGTCTTCTGCGTGATCTCCCGTTACCACGGCGGTGCGTTCGTGGTCTTCTCCAAGGCGCTGAACCCGAACATGACGGTCCTGGCCCTGGAGGGCTCCTTCGCCTCCGTCCTCGGCGGCGCCCCCGCCGCCGCGGTGGTCTTCGCGGGTGAGGTGAACAAGCGCACCGCCACCGACCCGCGTGTCACCGAACTCCAGACCCGGGTGTCGGAGGCCAGCACCAATGAGAGGGCCGAGCTCAGCGCAGAGCTCACCGAGGTCCAGTCCGCGGTGCGGGCGGAGAAGCTGAGCGAGGTCGCCACAGAGTTCGACGGCGTCCACAGCATCCAGCGCGCGGTCGAGGTCGGTTCGGTCGACGAGATCATCAGCGCCGCGGAGCTGCGCCCGAAGATCATCGAGGCCATCGCCAAGGGTATGAAGCGCTAA
- a CDS encoding acyl-CoA dehydrogenase family protein encodes MSSETEVTAEDFTDVRAQVRDFVRTKVVPRENEILATDAIPEDIRKAAADMGLFGYAIPQRWGGLGLNLVQDVELAMEFGYTSLALRSLFGTNNGIAGQVLVNFGTDTQRERWLEGVASGEVIASFALTEPGAGSNPAGLRTKAVRDGSDWVIDGGKQFITNAPLAGLFVVFARTREPGPEGNGIAVFLVPADAPGVTVGPKDAKMGQEGAWTADVTFDSVRVGDDALVGGDEKVGYKAAMSSLARGRVHIAALSVGTAQRALDESVSYAAANTQGGVPIGDHQLVQAMLADQYTGVETGRALVRDAAAKYVSGEDRRIAPSVAKLYCTEMVGKVADLAVQVHGGAGYMREVPVERIYREVRLLRLYEGTSEIQRLIIGGGLVRGEKERLQ; translated from the coding sequence ATGAGTTCCGAGACCGAGGTCACCGCCGAAGACTTCACCGACGTCCGCGCCCAGGTGCGCGACTTCGTCCGTACGAAGGTCGTCCCGCGTGAGAACGAGATCCTGGCGACCGACGCCATCCCCGAGGACATCCGCAAGGCCGCCGCGGACATGGGTCTGTTCGGGTACGCGATCCCCCAGCGCTGGGGCGGACTCGGTCTGAACCTCGTCCAGGACGTCGAGCTGGCCATGGAGTTCGGCTACACCTCGCTCGCCCTGCGATCGCTGTTCGGGACGAACAACGGCATCGCCGGGCAGGTGCTCGTCAACTTCGGCACCGACACCCAGCGAGAGCGCTGGCTGGAGGGCGTCGCCTCGGGGGAGGTGATCGCCTCCTTCGCCCTCACCGAACCCGGAGCGGGTTCCAACCCGGCGGGTCTGCGCACCAAGGCCGTGCGTGACGGCTCCGACTGGGTCATCGACGGCGGCAAGCAGTTCATCACCAACGCCCCGCTCGCCGGTCTGTTCGTCGTCTTCGCCCGCACCCGCGAGCCCGGCCCCGAAGGCAACGGCATCGCCGTGTTCCTCGTGCCCGCCGACGCCCCCGGCGTCACCGTGGGCCCCAAGGACGCCAAGATGGGCCAGGAGGGCGCCTGGACCGCCGACGTCACCTTCGACTCGGTGCGGGTGGGCGATGACGCGCTGGTCGGCGGGGACGAGAAGGTCGGCTACAAGGCCGCGATGAGCTCACTGGCCCGGGGCCGGGTGCACATCGCCGCGCTGTCGGTCGGCACCGCCCAGCGCGCCCTGGACGAGTCGGTGTCCTACGCGGCCGCCAACACCCAGGGCGGTGTGCCCATCGGTGACCACCAGCTGGTCCAGGCCATGCTCGCCGACCAGTACACCGGCGTGGAGACCGGGCGCGCGCTGGTCCGCGACGCCGCCGCCAAGTACGTGAGCGGCGAGGACCGCCGTATCGCACCGTCAGTGGCCAAGCTCTACTGCACCGAGATGGTCGGCAAGGTCGCCGACCTGGCCGTCCAGGTGCACGGCGGCGCCGGGTACATGCGCGAGGTGCCCGTGGAACGCATCTACCGCGAGGTGCGGTTGCTGCGCCTGTACGAGGGCACCAGCGAGATCCAGCGGCTCATCATCGGAGGCGGCCTGGTCCGCGGGGAGAAGGAGAGACTCCAGTGA
- a CDS encoding LysR family transcriptional regulator encodes MNLHHLEAFLAVAEELHFGRAAERLHMAQPPLTRAIKQLERDLGAQLFVRTTRSVHLTTAGQALIGPANDVLEGCRVARSAVRSAGRGETGLVRLGFAGPSSHLLVGDLSRLVRQRRPGIELRLRSTTYANEALRSVIDGELDLALVRWSVRPPEIAQRVVAEEHYVLVVPEHHRLAERETVSIAECRDEPFVALPAAPGSIVRETFIRAAYEAGFSPDIVQVASDSWTLMALVGAGVGLSFTLDTAVANVPRDRIRLVRLAEEFTPSYARLAWRRDAVSPALREVLLASEEALPTPEHLVGVEVP; translated from the coding sequence ATGAACCTGCACCATCTGGAGGCCTTCCTCGCCGTCGCCGAGGAACTGCACTTCGGCCGTGCCGCCGAGCGCCTGCACATGGCCCAACCCCCGTTGACGCGCGCCATCAAGCAGCTCGAACGCGACCTGGGCGCCCAGCTGTTCGTGCGCACCACCCGTTCGGTGCACCTGACCACGGCGGGGCAGGCACTCATCGGACCCGCCAACGACGTGCTGGAGGGCTGTCGGGTGGCACGCAGCGCGGTCCGATCCGCCGGGAGAGGTGAGACCGGACTGGTGCGGTTGGGTTTCGCCGGTCCTTCCTCGCATCTGCTGGTGGGCGACCTGAGCAGGCTGGTCCGCCAGCGGCGCCCCGGGATCGAGCTCCGGCTGCGCAGCACCACCTACGCCAACGAGGCGCTGCGCTCGGTGATCGACGGCGAACTGGACCTGGCGCTGGTGCGGTGGAGCGTGCGGCCGCCGGAGATCGCGCAGCGGGTCGTGGCCGAGGAGCACTACGTGCTGGTCGTCCCGGAGCACCACCGGCTGGCCGAGCGGGAGACGGTGAGCATCGCCGAGTGCCGGGACGAACCCTTCGTGGCGCTGCCGGCGGCCCCCGGGTCGATCGTGCGCGAGACGTTCATCCGCGCCGCCTACGAAGCGGGGTTCTCCCCCGACATCGTCCAGGTCGCGTCGGACTCGTGGACGCTGATGGCGCTGGTGGGCGCAGGGGTCGGGCTGAGCTTCACCCTGGACACGGCGGTCGCCAACGTGCCCCGGGACCGGATCCGCCTGGTGCGGCTGGCGGAGGAGTTCACCCCTTCCTACGCGCGTCTGGCCTGGCGCCGCGACGCGGTGAGCCCCGCCCTGCGCGAGGTACTGCTCGCCTCCGAGGAGGCCCTGCCCACCCCGGAGCACCTGGTGGGCGTGGAGGTTCCCTGA
- a CDS encoding NACHT N-terminal Helical domain 1-containing protein, with protein MAWETAALKAAGTVGSRAGRMGLAQRSAAADRGRDLTELIRVNFRDGIARRKVQHQLDGIVPAVRERLQPLCEQEFRGLDDATRPRCQQSWPTSWNVWTCLTRRSQGATGICATSILIPSGSSTKTAK; from the coding sequence GTGGCATGGGAGACGGCGGCGCTGAAGGCGGCCGGGACGGTCGGCAGCAGGGCGGGCCGGATGGGGCTGGCCCAGCGGTCGGCGGCGGCTGACCGGGGCAGGGACCTCACCGAGCTGATCCGGGTCAACTTCCGCGACGGCATCGCCCGCCGGAAGGTTCAGCACCAGTTGGACGGGATCGTGCCAGCGGTGAGGGAACGGCTTCAACCACTGTGTGAGCAGGAGTTCCGCGGGCTGGACGATGCGACAAGGCCTCGCTGCCAGCAGAGCTGGCCAACCTCCTGGAACGTGTGGACCTGTCTGACGAGGCGGTCTCAGGGGGCAACGGGAATATGTGCTACTTCGATTCTGATTCCGTCGGGGTCCTCCACGAAAACCGCGAAGTAG